In Felis catus isolate Fca126 chromosome A3, F.catus_Fca126_mat1.0, whole genome shotgun sequence, a single genomic region encodes these proteins:
- the EIF2B4 gene encoding translation initiation factor eIF-2B subunit delta isoform X3, whose product MAAVAVAVREDSGSRMKAELSTRPGAGGREMTQEEKLQLRKEKKQQKKKRKEEKGAEPETGSAVPAAQCQVGPTKDPAGPGSQQATAGGKVPTGRSKAELRAERRAKQEADRALKQARKGEQGGPPPRACPSTAGETLPGVKRLPEHTQVDDLTLLRRLAKKPEQQQVPTRNDYGSKVSLFSHLPQYSRQNSLTQYMSIPSSVIHPAMVRLGLQYSQGLVSGSNARCIALLRALQQVIQDYTTPPNEELSRDLVNKLKPYFSFLTQCRPLSASMYNAIKFLNKEITGVSSSKREEEAKSELQAAIDRYVQEKIVLAAQAISRFAYEKINTGDVILVYGCSSLVSRILQEAWARGRRFRVVVVDSRPRLEGRHTLRSLVRAGVPASYLLIPAASYVLPEVSKVLLGAHALLANGSVMSRVGTAQLALVARAHNVPVLVCCETYKFCERVQTDAFVSNELDDPDDLLCERGEHVALANWQNHPSLRLLNLVYDVTPPELVDLVITELGMIPCSSVPVVLRVKSSDQ is encoded by the exons ATGGCTGCCGTGGCTGTGGCTGTTCGCGAGG ACTCGGGGTCTAGGATGAAGGCGGAGCTTTCTACTCGACCTGGG gcagggggaagggagatgACCCAAGAAGAGAAGTTGCAGCTtcggaaggaaaagaaacagcagaagaagaaacggaaggaggaaaagggggcagaacCAGAAACTGGCTCTGCTGTACCTGCAGCCCAGTGTCAAG TAGGCCCGACCAAAGACCCGGCAGGACCTGGCAGTCAGCAGGCCACTGCTGGGGGGAAAGTTCCAACTGGTCGAAGTAAAGCCGAACTTCGTGCTGAACGGCGGGCTAAGCAGGAGGCGGATCGGGCCCTGAAACAGGCAAGGAAAGGCGAACAAGGAGGGCCACCTCCCAGGGCCTGCCCCAGTACAGCTGGAGAAACCCTCCCAG GAGTGAAGCGTCTCCCTGAGCACACTCAGGTTGATGACCTCACACTTCTGAGAAGGCTTGCTAAAAAACCAGAGCAACAACAG GTTCCTACACGAAATGATTATGGATCCAAAGTCAGTCTCTTCTCTCACCTACCCCAGTATAGCAGACAGAATTCTTTGACTCAGTATATGAG CATCCCATCCTCTGTGATCCACCCAGCCATGGTGCGACTCGGCCTGCAGTATTCCCAGGGCCTGGTCAGTGGCTCCAATGCCCGGTGTATTGCCCTGCTTCGTGCCTTGCAGCAG GTGATTCAGGATTATACAACACCTCCCAATGAAGAACTCTCAAGGGACCTAGTGAATAAGCTAAAGCCCTACTTCAG CTTCCTGACTCAGTGCCGTCCCCTGTCAGCAAGCATGTACAACGCCATCAAGTTCCTGAACAAGGAGATCACGGGTGTGAGCAGCTCTAAGCGGGAAGAGGAG GCCAAGTCAGAACTTCAAGCAGCCATTGACCGGTATGTGCAAGAGAAGATTGTGCTTGCAGCTCAGGCAATTTCCCGCTTTGCTTATGAGAAGATCAATACCGGAGATGTGATCCTTGTGTATGGATG CTCATCTCTGGTATCACGAATTCTTCAGGAGGCTTGGGCTAGGGGCCGGCGGTTTCGGGTGGTAGTGGTGGACAGCCGGCCACGGCTGGAGGGAAGGCACACACTACGTTCTCTGGTCCGTGCTGGGGTCCCTGCCTCCTACCTGCTGATTCCTGCAGCCTCCTATGTGCTCCCAGAG GTTTCTAAGGTGCTATTGGGAGCTCATGCACTCCTGGCCAATGGGTCCGTGATGTCACGGGTAGGGACAGCCCAGCTGGCCCTGGTGGCACGAGCCCATAATGTGCCAGTGCTGGTCTGCTGTGAAACATACAAGTTCTGTGAGCGTGTGCAGACTGATGCCTTTGTCTCTAATGAGCTAG ATGACCCTGACGATCTACTGTGTGAGCGAGGAGAACATGTGGCCCTGGCTAACTGGCAGAACCACCCGTCCCTACGGTTGTTGAATCTAGTCTATGATGTGACCCCCCCGGAACTGGTGGATCTGGTGATCACGGAGCTGGGAATGATTCCTTGCAGTTCTGTACCTGTTGTTCTACGAGTCAAGAGTAGCGACCAGTGA
- the EIF2B4 gene encoding translation initiation factor eIF-2B subunit delta isoform X4, producing MAAVAVAVREDSGSRMKAELSTRPGAGGREMTQEEKLQLRKEKKQQKKKRKEEKGAEPETGSAVPAAQCQGPTKDPAGPGSQQATAGGKVPTGRSKAELRAERRAKQEADRALKQARKGEQGGPPPRACPSTAGETLPGVKRLPEHTQVDDLTLLRRLAKKPEQQQVPTRNDYGSKVSLFSHLPQYSRQNSLTQYMSIPSSVIHPAMVRLGLQYSQGLVSGSNARCIALLRALQQVIQDYTTPPNEELSRDLVNKLKPYFSFLTQCRPLSASMYNAIKFLNKEITGVSSSKREEEAKSELQAAIDRYVQEKIVLAAQAISRFAYEKINTGDVILVYGCSSLVSRILQEAWARGRRFRVVVVDSRPRLEGRHTLRSLVRAGVPASYLLIPAASYVLPEVSKVLLGAHALLANGSVMSRVGTAQLALVARAHNVPVLVCCETYKFCERVQTDAFVSNELDDPDDLLCERGEHVALANWQNHPSLRLLNLVYDVTPPELVDLVITELGMIPCSSVPVVLRVKSSDQ from the exons ATGGCTGCCGTGGCTGTGGCTGTTCGCGAGG ACTCGGGGTCTAGGATGAAGGCGGAGCTTTCTACTCGACCTGGG gcagggggaagggagatgACCCAAGAAGAGAAGTTGCAGCTtcggaaggaaaagaaacagcagaagaagaaacggaaggaggaaaagggggcagaacCAGAAACTGGCTCTGCTGTACCTGCAGCCCAGTGTCAAG GCCCGACCAAAGACCCGGCAGGACCTGGCAGTCAGCAGGCCACTGCTGGGGGGAAAGTTCCAACTGGTCGAAGTAAAGCCGAACTTCGTGCTGAACGGCGGGCTAAGCAGGAGGCGGATCGGGCCCTGAAACAGGCAAGGAAAGGCGAACAAGGAGGGCCACCTCCCAGGGCCTGCCCCAGTACAGCTGGAGAAACCCTCCCAG GAGTGAAGCGTCTCCCTGAGCACACTCAGGTTGATGACCTCACACTTCTGAGAAGGCTTGCTAAAAAACCAGAGCAACAACAG GTTCCTACACGAAATGATTATGGATCCAAAGTCAGTCTCTTCTCTCACCTACCCCAGTATAGCAGACAGAATTCTTTGACTCAGTATATGAG CATCCCATCCTCTGTGATCCACCCAGCCATGGTGCGACTCGGCCTGCAGTATTCCCAGGGCCTGGTCAGTGGCTCCAATGCCCGGTGTATTGCCCTGCTTCGTGCCTTGCAGCAG GTGATTCAGGATTATACAACACCTCCCAATGAAGAACTCTCAAGGGACCTAGTGAATAAGCTAAAGCCCTACTTCAG CTTCCTGACTCAGTGCCGTCCCCTGTCAGCAAGCATGTACAACGCCATCAAGTTCCTGAACAAGGAGATCACGGGTGTGAGCAGCTCTAAGCGGGAAGAGGAG GCCAAGTCAGAACTTCAAGCAGCCATTGACCGGTATGTGCAAGAGAAGATTGTGCTTGCAGCTCAGGCAATTTCCCGCTTTGCTTATGAGAAGATCAATACCGGAGATGTGATCCTTGTGTATGGATG CTCATCTCTGGTATCACGAATTCTTCAGGAGGCTTGGGCTAGGGGCCGGCGGTTTCGGGTGGTAGTGGTGGACAGCCGGCCACGGCTGGAGGGAAGGCACACACTACGTTCTCTGGTCCGTGCTGGGGTCCCTGCCTCCTACCTGCTGATTCCTGCAGCCTCCTATGTGCTCCCAGAG GTTTCTAAGGTGCTATTGGGAGCTCATGCACTCCTGGCCAATGGGTCCGTGATGTCACGGGTAGGGACAGCCCAGCTGGCCCTGGTGGCACGAGCCCATAATGTGCCAGTGCTGGTCTGCTGTGAAACATACAAGTTCTGTGAGCGTGTGCAGACTGATGCCTTTGTCTCTAATGAGCTAG ATGACCCTGACGATCTACTGTGTGAGCGAGGAGAACATGTGGCCCTGGCTAACTGGCAGAACCACCCGTCCCTACGGTTGTTGAATCTAGTCTATGATGTGACCCCCCCGGAACTGGTGGATCTGGTGATCACGGAGCTGGGAATGATTCCTTGCAGTTCTGTACCTGTTGTTCTACGAGTCAAGAGTAGCGACCAGTGA
- the EIF2B4 gene encoding translation initiation factor eIF-2B subunit delta isoform X1, whose amino-acid sequence MPTQQPAAPSTGPPKPSRTLSGSLCDLFSDADSGSRMKAELSTRPGAGGREMTQEEKLQLRKEKKQQKKKRKEEKGAEPETGSAVPAAQCQVGPTKDPAGPGSQQATAGGKVPTGRSKAELRAERRAKQEADRALKQARKGEQGGPPPRACPSTAGETLPGVKRLPEHTQVDDLTLLRRLAKKPEQQQVPTRNDYGSKVSLFSHLPQYSRQNSLTQYMSIPSSVIHPAMVRLGLQYSQGLVSGSNARCIALLRALQQVIQDYTTPPNEELSRDLVNKLKPYFSFLTQCRPLSASMYNAIKFLNKEITGVSSSKREEEAKSELQAAIDRYVQEKIVLAAQAISRFAYEKINTGDVILVYGCSSLVSRILQEAWARGRRFRVVVVDSRPRLEGRHTLRSLVRAGVPASYLLIPAASYVLPEVSKVLLGAHALLANGSVMSRVGTAQLALVARAHNVPVLVCCETYKFCERVQTDAFVSNELDDPDDLLCERGEHVALANWQNHPSLRLLNLVYDVTPPELVDLVITELGMIPCSSVPVVLRVKSSDQ is encoded by the exons ATGCCGACCCAGCAGCCAGCCGCGCCGAGTACGGGTCCCCCCAAACCCTCCCGGACCCTCTCTGGCTCACTTTGTGACCTGTTTTCTGATGCAGACTCGGGGTCTAGGATGAAGGCGGAGCTTTCTACTCGACCTGGG gcagggggaagggagatgACCCAAGAAGAGAAGTTGCAGCTtcggaaggaaaagaaacagcagaagaagaaacggaaggaggaaaagggggcagaacCAGAAACTGGCTCTGCTGTACCTGCAGCCCAGTGTCAAG TAGGCCCGACCAAAGACCCGGCAGGACCTGGCAGTCAGCAGGCCACTGCTGGGGGGAAAGTTCCAACTGGTCGAAGTAAAGCCGAACTTCGTGCTGAACGGCGGGCTAAGCAGGAGGCGGATCGGGCCCTGAAACAGGCAAGGAAAGGCGAACAAGGAGGGCCACCTCCCAGGGCCTGCCCCAGTACAGCTGGAGAAACCCTCCCAG GAGTGAAGCGTCTCCCTGAGCACACTCAGGTTGATGACCTCACACTTCTGAGAAGGCTTGCTAAAAAACCAGAGCAACAACAG GTTCCTACACGAAATGATTATGGATCCAAAGTCAGTCTCTTCTCTCACCTACCCCAGTATAGCAGACAGAATTCTTTGACTCAGTATATGAG CATCCCATCCTCTGTGATCCACCCAGCCATGGTGCGACTCGGCCTGCAGTATTCCCAGGGCCTGGTCAGTGGCTCCAATGCCCGGTGTATTGCCCTGCTTCGTGCCTTGCAGCAG GTGATTCAGGATTATACAACACCTCCCAATGAAGAACTCTCAAGGGACCTAGTGAATAAGCTAAAGCCCTACTTCAG CTTCCTGACTCAGTGCCGTCCCCTGTCAGCAAGCATGTACAACGCCATCAAGTTCCTGAACAAGGAGATCACGGGTGTGAGCAGCTCTAAGCGGGAAGAGGAG GCCAAGTCAGAACTTCAAGCAGCCATTGACCGGTATGTGCAAGAGAAGATTGTGCTTGCAGCTCAGGCAATTTCCCGCTTTGCTTATGAGAAGATCAATACCGGAGATGTGATCCTTGTGTATGGATG CTCATCTCTGGTATCACGAATTCTTCAGGAGGCTTGGGCTAGGGGCCGGCGGTTTCGGGTGGTAGTGGTGGACAGCCGGCCACGGCTGGAGGGAAGGCACACACTACGTTCTCTGGTCCGTGCTGGGGTCCCTGCCTCCTACCTGCTGATTCCTGCAGCCTCCTATGTGCTCCCAGAG GTTTCTAAGGTGCTATTGGGAGCTCATGCACTCCTGGCCAATGGGTCCGTGATGTCACGGGTAGGGACAGCCCAGCTGGCCCTGGTGGCACGAGCCCATAATGTGCCAGTGCTGGTCTGCTGTGAAACATACAAGTTCTGTGAGCGTGTGCAGACTGATGCCTTTGTCTCTAATGAGCTAG ATGACCCTGACGATCTACTGTGTGAGCGAGGAGAACATGTGGCCCTGGCTAACTGGCAGAACCACCCGTCCCTACGGTTGTTGAATCTAGTCTATGATGTGACCCCCCCGGAACTGGTGGATCTGGTGATCACGGAGCTGGGAATGATTCCTTGCAGTTCTGTACCTGTTGTTCTACGAGTCAAGAGTAGCGACCAGTGA
- the EIF2B4 gene encoding translation initiation factor eIF-2B subunit delta isoform X2, which yields MPTQQPAAPSTGPPKPSRTLSGSLCDLFSDADSGSRMKAELSTRPGAGGREMTQEEKLQLRKEKKQQKKKRKEEKGAEPETGSAVPAAQCQGPTKDPAGPGSQQATAGGKVPTGRSKAELRAERRAKQEADRALKQARKGEQGGPPPRACPSTAGETLPGVKRLPEHTQVDDLTLLRRLAKKPEQQQVPTRNDYGSKVSLFSHLPQYSRQNSLTQYMSIPSSVIHPAMVRLGLQYSQGLVSGSNARCIALLRALQQVIQDYTTPPNEELSRDLVNKLKPYFSFLTQCRPLSASMYNAIKFLNKEITGVSSSKREEEAKSELQAAIDRYVQEKIVLAAQAISRFAYEKINTGDVILVYGCSSLVSRILQEAWARGRRFRVVVVDSRPRLEGRHTLRSLVRAGVPASYLLIPAASYVLPEVSKVLLGAHALLANGSVMSRVGTAQLALVARAHNVPVLVCCETYKFCERVQTDAFVSNELDDPDDLLCERGEHVALANWQNHPSLRLLNLVYDVTPPELVDLVITELGMIPCSSVPVVLRVKSSDQ from the exons ATGCCGACCCAGCAGCCAGCCGCGCCGAGTACGGGTCCCCCCAAACCCTCCCGGACCCTCTCTGGCTCACTTTGTGACCTGTTTTCTGATGCAGACTCGGGGTCTAGGATGAAGGCGGAGCTTTCTACTCGACCTGGG gcagggggaagggagatgACCCAAGAAGAGAAGTTGCAGCTtcggaaggaaaagaaacagcagaagaagaaacggaaggaggaaaagggggcagaacCAGAAACTGGCTCTGCTGTACCTGCAGCCCAGTGTCAAG GCCCGACCAAAGACCCGGCAGGACCTGGCAGTCAGCAGGCCACTGCTGGGGGGAAAGTTCCAACTGGTCGAAGTAAAGCCGAACTTCGTGCTGAACGGCGGGCTAAGCAGGAGGCGGATCGGGCCCTGAAACAGGCAAGGAAAGGCGAACAAGGAGGGCCACCTCCCAGGGCCTGCCCCAGTACAGCTGGAGAAACCCTCCCAG GAGTGAAGCGTCTCCCTGAGCACACTCAGGTTGATGACCTCACACTTCTGAGAAGGCTTGCTAAAAAACCAGAGCAACAACAG GTTCCTACACGAAATGATTATGGATCCAAAGTCAGTCTCTTCTCTCACCTACCCCAGTATAGCAGACAGAATTCTTTGACTCAGTATATGAG CATCCCATCCTCTGTGATCCACCCAGCCATGGTGCGACTCGGCCTGCAGTATTCCCAGGGCCTGGTCAGTGGCTCCAATGCCCGGTGTATTGCCCTGCTTCGTGCCTTGCAGCAG GTGATTCAGGATTATACAACACCTCCCAATGAAGAACTCTCAAGGGACCTAGTGAATAAGCTAAAGCCCTACTTCAG CTTCCTGACTCAGTGCCGTCCCCTGTCAGCAAGCATGTACAACGCCATCAAGTTCCTGAACAAGGAGATCACGGGTGTGAGCAGCTCTAAGCGGGAAGAGGAG GCCAAGTCAGAACTTCAAGCAGCCATTGACCGGTATGTGCAAGAGAAGATTGTGCTTGCAGCTCAGGCAATTTCCCGCTTTGCTTATGAGAAGATCAATACCGGAGATGTGATCCTTGTGTATGGATG CTCATCTCTGGTATCACGAATTCTTCAGGAGGCTTGGGCTAGGGGCCGGCGGTTTCGGGTGGTAGTGGTGGACAGCCGGCCACGGCTGGAGGGAAGGCACACACTACGTTCTCTGGTCCGTGCTGGGGTCCCTGCCTCCTACCTGCTGATTCCTGCAGCCTCCTATGTGCTCCCAGAG GTTTCTAAGGTGCTATTGGGAGCTCATGCACTCCTGGCCAATGGGTCCGTGATGTCACGGGTAGGGACAGCCCAGCTGGCCCTGGTGGCACGAGCCCATAATGTGCCAGTGCTGGTCTGCTGTGAAACATACAAGTTCTGTGAGCGTGTGCAGACTGATGCCTTTGTCTCTAATGAGCTAG ATGACCCTGACGATCTACTGTGTGAGCGAGGAGAACATGTGGCCCTGGCTAACTGGCAGAACCACCCGTCCCTACGGTTGTTGAATCTAGTCTATGATGTGACCCCCCCGGAACTGGTGGATCTGGTGATCACGGAGCTGGGAATGATTCCTTGCAGTTCTGTACCTGTTGTTCTACGAGTCAAGAGTAGCGACCAGTGA
- the EIF2B4 gene encoding translation initiation factor eIF-2B subunit delta isoform X5, which translates to MVRLGLQYSQGLVSGSNARCIALLRALQQVIQDYTTPPNEELSRDLVNKLKPYFSFLTQCRPLSASMYNAIKFLNKEITGVSSSKREEEAKSELQAAIDRYVQEKIVLAAQAISRFAYEKINTGDVILVYGCSSLVSRILQEAWARGRRFRVVVVDSRPRLEGRHTLRSLVRAGVPASYLLIPAASYVLPEVSKVLLGAHALLANGSVMSRVGTAQLALVARAHNVPVLVCCETYKFCERVQTDAFVSNELDDPDDLLCERGEHVALANWQNHPSLRLLNLVYDVTPPELVDLVITELGMIPCSSVPVVLRVKSSDQ; encoded by the exons ATGGTGCGACTCGGCCTGCAGTATTCCCAGGGCCTGGTCAGTGGCTCCAATGCCCGGTGTATTGCCCTGCTTCGTGCCTTGCAGCAG GTGATTCAGGATTATACAACACCTCCCAATGAAGAACTCTCAAGGGACCTAGTGAATAAGCTAAAGCCCTACTTCAG CTTCCTGACTCAGTGCCGTCCCCTGTCAGCAAGCATGTACAACGCCATCAAGTTCCTGAACAAGGAGATCACGGGTGTGAGCAGCTCTAAGCGGGAAGAGGAG GCCAAGTCAGAACTTCAAGCAGCCATTGACCGGTATGTGCAAGAGAAGATTGTGCTTGCAGCTCAGGCAATTTCCCGCTTTGCTTATGAGAAGATCAATACCGGAGATGTGATCCTTGTGTATGGATG CTCATCTCTGGTATCACGAATTCTTCAGGAGGCTTGGGCTAGGGGCCGGCGGTTTCGGGTGGTAGTGGTGGACAGCCGGCCACGGCTGGAGGGAAGGCACACACTACGTTCTCTGGTCCGTGCTGGGGTCCCTGCCTCCTACCTGCTGATTCCTGCAGCCTCCTATGTGCTCCCAGAG GTTTCTAAGGTGCTATTGGGAGCTCATGCACTCCTGGCCAATGGGTCCGTGATGTCACGGGTAGGGACAGCCCAGCTGGCCCTGGTGGCACGAGCCCATAATGTGCCAGTGCTGGTCTGCTGTGAAACATACAAGTTCTGTGAGCGTGTGCAGACTGATGCCTTTGTCTCTAATGAGCTAG ATGACCCTGACGATCTACTGTGTGAGCGAGGAGAACATGTGGCCCTGGCTAACTGGCAGAACCACCCGTCCCTACGGTTGTTGAATCTAGTCTATGATGTGACCCCCCCGGAACTGGTGGATCTGGTGATCACGGAGCTGGGAATGATTCCTTGCAGTTCTGTACCTGTTGTTCTACGAGTCAAGAGTAGCGACCAGTGA